From Streptomyces sp. CMB-StM0423, a single genomic window includes:
- a CDS encoding Cgl0159 family (beta/alpha)8-fold protein — protein MTVDKTGDLTATRVHNPEAIAAAADARRPAASPLGDGDPGRAMIIAADHPARGANAVGGDAHAMADRGLLLERLCLALERPGVTGVLATADILEDLLLLGVLDGKSVFGSMNRGGLAGSAFEIDDRFTGYDAETIAAMGFDGGKMLTRIALDDPATAATLESSARAVDALADRRLIAMVEPFLSRWHDGRVRNDLTPDAVVKSVSIASGLGRRSAYTWLKLPVVPDMERVVAATTLPVLLLGGDVGGADGQRAVFDAWRGALRLPGVQGLVVGRSLLYPADGDVSGAVDRAVSLL, from the coding sequence ATGACCGTTGACAAGACCGGCGACCTCACCGCCACCCGCGTCCACAACCCCGAAGCCATCGCCGCCGCGGCAGATGCCCGCCGCCCCGCGGCCTCGCCCCTCGGCGACGGCGACCCGGGCCGGGCCATGATCATCGCCGCCGACCACCCCGCCCGCGGGGCCAACGCCGTCGGCGGCGACGCCCACGCCATGGCCGATCGCGGACTCCTCCTCGAACGGCTCTGCCTCGCCCTCGAACGCCCCGGCGTCACCGGCGTCCTCGCCACCGCCGACATCCTCGAAGACCTCCTGCTCCTCGGCGTCCTCGACGGCAAGTCCGTCTTCGGCTCCATGAACCGCGGCGGCCTCGCCGGCTCCGCCTTCGAGATAGACGACCGCTTCACCGGCTACGACGCGGAAACCATCGCCGCCATGGGCTTCGACGGCGGCAAGATGCTCACCCGCATCGCCCTCGACGACCCCGCCACCGCCGCCACCCTCGAATCCAGCGCCCGCGCCGTCGACGCCCTCGCCGACCGGCGCCTCATCGCCATGGTCGAACCCTTCCTCTCCCGCTGGCACGACGGCCGCGTACGCAACGACCTCACCCCCGACGCCGTCGTCAAGTCCGTCTCCATCGCCTCCGGGCTCGGCCGGCGCAGCGCCTACACCTGGCTCAAGCTGCCCGTCGTCCCCGACATGGAGCGCGTCGTCGCCGCCACCACCCTGCCCGTGCTCCTCCTCGGCGGCGACGTCGGCGGCGCGGACGGCCAGCGCGCCGTCTTCGACGCCTGGCGCGGCGCCCTGCGGCTGCCCGGCGTGCAAGGGCTCGTCGTGGGCCGCTCGCTGCTCTACCCCGCCGACGGCGACGTCAGCGGGGCCGTCGACCGGGCGGTGAGCCTGCTGTGA
- the iolB gene encoding 5-deoxy-glucuronate isomerase produces MNGANDTNGELYVPGGAAASGPYRTDITPGTAGWGYSGLRILELAPGRSHTLATGDAEHLVLPLAGGCTVEADGLSLELTGRPGVFGEPTDFAYVPRDTDVRITSPGGGRFALPSARCERRLPVRYGPAAGVPVELRGAGTCSREVHNYCLPQTFDADRLLVCEVLTPGGNWSSYPPHKHDEARPGEESELEEIYYFEVAEGPGGGPGMAYQRVYGTAERPLDVLAEVRTGDTVLIPHGWHGPSMAVPGYDLYYLNVMAGPGAERAWLICDDPAHGWIRSTWDDQDTDPRLPFGGGTR; encoded by the coding sequence GTGAACGGCGCCAACGACACCAACGGCGAGCTGTACGTACCCGGCGGCGCCGCCGCCTCCGGCCCGTACCGTACGGACATCACCCCAGGGACCGCCGGCTGGGGCTACTCCGGCCTGCGCATCCTCGAACTCGCCCCCGGCCGGAGCCACACCCTCGCCACCGGCGACGCCGAACACCTCGTGCTCCCCCTGGCCGGCGGCTGCACCGTCGAAGCCGACGGCCTGAGCCTCGAACTCACCGGCCGCCCCGGCGTCTTCGGCGAGCCCACCGACTTCGCCTACGTCCCCCGCGACACCGACGTCCGCATCACCAGCCCCGGCGGCGGCCGCTTCGCCCTGCCCTCCGCCCGCTGCGAACGCCGCCTGCCCGTACGCTACGGGCCCGCCGCCGGCGTACCCGTCGAACTGCGCGGCGCCGGCACCTGCAGCCGCGAAGTGCACAACTACTGCCTCCCCCAGACCTTCGACGCCGACCGGCTCCTCGTCTGCGAGGTACTCACCCCCGGCGGCAACTGGTCCTCCTACCCGCCGCACAAGCACGACGAGGCACGCCCCGGCGAGGAGAGCGAGCTGGAGGAGATCTACTACTTCGAGGTCGCGGAAGGCCCCGGCGGCGGCCCCGGCATGGCGTACCAGCGCGTCTACGGCACCGCGGAACGGCCGCTGGACGTACTCGCCGAGGTACGCACCGGCGACACCGTGCTCATCCCGCACGGCTGGCACGGCCCCTCCATGGCCGTACCCGGCTACGACCTCTACTACCTGAACGTCATGGCAGGACCCGGCGCCGAACGGGCCTGGCTCATCTGCGACGACCCGGCACACGGCTGGATCCGCAGCACCTGGGACGACCAGGACACCGACCCGAGGCTGCCGTTCGGAGGAGGGACGCGATGA